The window GTGCAGCCGAAAGTTACTACTGCAACAGAGAATACGAAAAAAGTATCCTTTTACAATTGGTTAGAGGAAAGAGAATAGGGGGTGTAACGATGCTTACGAAAAAACAGTGGGAGCATTGCTTGGAAGTAATGGACAGAATGTTCCCGGATGCACATTGCGAGCTTGTTCACGATAACCCGTTTGAGTTAACAATTGCAACACTATTATCAGCACAATGTACCGATGTACTTGTCAATAAAGTAACGAAAACTTTATTTCAAAAATATAAATCGCCAGAGGATTATTTGGCTGTTCCATTAGAGGAATTACAAAACGATATTCGGTCAATAGGCCTTTACCGTAATAAAGCAAAAAATATACAACTCTTATGCGAGAAATTATTAACTGAATTTAATGGTGAAGTTCCTCAGAGCCGTGAACAGCTTGTCACGTTACCAGGTGTTGGACGGAAAACGGCAAATGTTGTATTATCCGTCGCCTTTGATATCCCTGCACTTGCAGTGGATACCCATGTAGAACGCGTTTCCAAACGTTTAGGTTTGTGTAGACTTAAGGACACGGTTTTAGAAGTGGAAGAAACTATTATGAAAAAAACGCCAAAAGAGAATTGGTCGAAAACGCATCACCAGCTGATCTTTTTTGGTCGCTATCATTGTAAAGCGCAAAATCCCCAATGTCATATTTGTCCGTTGCTTGATGGTTGCA is drawn from Lysinibacillus sp. SGAir0095 and contains these coding sequences:
- the nth gene encoding endonuclease III, with the protein product MLTKKQWEHCLEVMDRMFPDAHCELVHDNPFELTIATLLSAQCTDVLVNKVTKTLFQKYKSPEDYLAVPLEELQNDIRSIGLYRNKAKNIQLLCEKLLTEFNGEVPQSREQLVTLPGVGRKTANVVLSVAFDIPALAVDTHVERVSKRLGLCRLKDTVLEVEETIMKKTPKENWSKTHHQLIFFGRYHCKAQNPQCHICPLLDGCREGQKRLKKGLVKQ